The segment TTTTGGATTCTTGAAAGCGAATTTGTGTTTCTCCCGATTTTCTGTACGTGGAAAATCGAAGGTAGAAAACGAAATGGGCCTCGCATTAATGGCAGTGAATTTAAGAAAATTCACTGCCATTAACTAAGGTTATACAAGTATTCAAACCCAAAAATAAAAGAAAGGTGAATTTGAGAACTCTCAAATTCACCTTTCTCACTTTTTGAAGCTAGTTATGTCCCAGCCTCTTAAACTTTTAATCGATATTGCATATTTCAATAGGGCAATTTTCACAGCCAATTTCATTCTTTAAGTATTCAAGGTCTTTCACGATAATTCTGCCGTCGTTAGTTGTATCAATGACATTACTTTTCTTTAAATCTCTTAGCATTCGGTTTACGCTTTCTCGAGTCGCACAACAAAATTTTGCAAACTCTTGGTTTGTTAAATGAATATCAATTAAGATTCCATCAGCGACTTTTACACCATAGCTGTTACTAAAACGGATAAGAGTAGAATAAAGAGCTCCTTTTTTTCCGTTCATGACTAAATCTCGTATTTTCGTTTGGAATTTACGAAGATGATTATTTAACCATTTCATAAATTCAAAGGTTAGGTCTGCATTTTTTAATAGTTTTTCTTCAAGAAGATCATTTTTAATCACGAGTACTTCGCTATCGGCTAAGGCAAGTGCGCTTAGCATGTATTTCGGGTTCGCAGTAAATAGGGTTAATTCGCCAATAATGTCCTTTTCTTTACAAATACGCAAATTTAGTTGCTTCCCATCTGGAGTTAATTGGCTAATTTGAAACATGCCTGTGTTAATTAAATATATTTCAGAGGCATCTTCTCCTTCTTGAAAAAGAAAGTTACCTGCTTTCACTTTTCTAGGAGTACTAATGGAAGTTAATAATCTTGCCAACTCATCTGAAATTAAATCAATGTCACGTTTAATTTTGGTGACCTCCATGTACATCCTCCTATCTTTATCATAATGTGGATTATGTTTATTTAAAATAAAAGTTGTTATAAACTCTAATTACTGCACCGTCATAATCATGTGTGATAAAAAATAATGGTGCGAATTAGGGAGTAACGAGTACCTGTGACATTCATCACTATCAATATAAAGTTACCATGATAATATAGGCAATACAATACAAGAATGAAAGAATAGTGGTGAAAATAATGACGGCTGACATCATAGGAGTAGTAATGGCTGGTGGCAAATCGACGAGATTTGGGAGTGATAAGGCGTTCGCTCTTTATCAAGGCACGCCATTATATGAATACTCCATCAAAACTCTTACGGAAGTTGTGAATAAAACAGTCATGGTGACAAACGACAATTTGCTTCAAACTTACCGAGACAAAACAGACCTTGAAATTAAAAGTGATTTGCCACCATTTCAAAACTGTGGCCCGCTTGGTGGACTATATACGGCTTTAACTTCGTGGCAAGCAGATTGGTATCTTGTTTTACCGATCGATGTACCACTAATGAATAAAAGGATGCTACAGCGAATGCTTGCTTATATTGATGGAAAAGTTGATGCTGTTGTGCCTGTTATCCATACAAAAAAACAGCCGTTAATCGCCGTTTATCATTTTACCGTAAAAGATATATTGAGAGAGCAACTGAACAAACAGGATTATCAAGTAACAAATTTCTTAGATAAACTATCTGTCCGGTACTTGGACGAGCAAGATGGAGAAAATTCATTCTTTCATAATATTAATACCCAAATGGATTATAAAATGTACTTATCATAATTGTACACCTTGGAGTGTAAAGATTAAATAATAATGAGTGTTTCAAATAGAAAATAAGGAGAGAGCGTAATCATGAATAGCTTAGACACCTTAGCTCGCCCTTTACGTGATTTACGAATATCTGTAACCGATCGTTGCAATTTTCGATGTAGTTATTGTATGCCGAAAGAAATATTTGGTAAGGATTATCCTTTTATGAAACAAGCCGATATTTTATCCTTTGAAGAAATTGTTCGTCTAGCTACGCTCTTTTCGACGTTAGGGGTAGAAAAGCTTCGTTTAACCGGAGGAGAGCCGTTGCTGCGAAAAGACTTGCCTAAGTTAGTTACGCAATTATCGAAAATTCCCTCAATAAAGTATATTACTTTAACAACAAATGGAGTGTTTCTTGCTAAGTATGCTCAATCATTACTAGATGCCGGGATTTGCAGAGTAAATGTAAG is part of the Bacillus spongiae genome and harbors:
- a CDS encoding transposase; the encoded protein is FGFLKANLCFSRFSVRGKSKVENEMGLALMAVNLRKFTAIN
- a CDS encoding Crp/Fnr family transcriptional regulator translates to MEVTKIKRDIDLISDELARLLTSISTPRKVKAGNFLFQEGEDASEIYLINTGMFQISQLTPDGKQLNLRICKEKDIIGELTLFTANPKYMLSALALADSEVLVIKNDLLEEKLLKNADLTFEFMKWLNNHLRKFQTKIRDLVMNGKKGALYSTLIRFSNSYGVKVADGILIDIHLTNQEFAKFCCATRESVNRMLRDLKKSNVIDTTNDGRIIVKDLEYLKNEIGCENCPIEICNID
- a CDS encoding molybdenum cofactor guanylyltransferase, coding for MVKIMTADIIGVVMAGGKSTRFGSDKAFALYQGTPLYEYSIKTLTEVVNKTVMVTNDNLLQTYRDKTDLEIKSDLPPFQNCGPLGGLYTALTSWQADWYLVLPIDVPLMNKRMLQRMLAYIDGKVDAVVPVIHTKKQPLIAVYHFTVKDILREQLNKQDYQVTNFLDKLSVRYLDEQDGENSFFHNINTQMDYKMYLS